A single window of Montipora capricornis isolate CH-2021 chromosome 14, ASM3666992v2, whole genome shotgun sequence DNA harbors:
- the LOC138031553 gene encoding uncharacterized protein, translated as MLGQATWIDKRCKQATSSHDKILGGKSMILIGDTGQLPPVADKPLYHSKLFSDVGEQGYQAYSMFDKVVKLTVNQRVQGTCPEQVQFRELLSRLRIGQSTFQDWRLLLTREPSNVSNLNEFEYATRLFYSNEQVAKYNHDQLNQLQHPVACINARHSSSSAKNASSDDMSGLEPVVFFSKDCESHVDYEFMVTCWSLQWSHGDSTSYHL; from the coding sequence ATGCTTGGTCAAGCTACCTGGATTGATAAACGCTGTAAACAAGCAACCAGTAGTCATGATAAGATTCTTGGTGGAAAGTCAATGATATTGATTGGTGACACAGGTCAGCTACCTCCTGTAGCTGATAAGCCACTATATCATTCCAAACTATTCAGTGATGTTGGAGAGCAAGGCTACCAAGCATACAGCATGTTTGATAAGGTAGTCAAACTTACTGTTAACCAACGTGTACAAGGCACATGCCCCGAACAAGTGCAGTTCAGAGAATTGCTGTCTCGACTTCGCATCGGACAGTCCACTTTTCAGGACTGGAGATTACTGCTTACCAGAGAGCCATCAAATGTGTCCAATTTGAACGAATTTGAATATGCCACAAGGTTATTTTATAGTAATGAACAAGTTGCTAAATATAACCATGACCAGCTGAATCAACTTCAGCACCCTGTTGCTTGCATCAATGCTCGCCATTCATCTTCTTCTGCTAAGAATGCCAGTTCAGATGACATGTCTGGATTAGAACCAGTAGTATTTTTTAGCAAAGACTGCGAAAGTCATGTTGACTATGAATTTATGGTCACATGTTGGTCTCTGCAATGGAGCCACGGGGACAGTACGTCATATCATTTATGA
- the LOC138033182 gene encoding uncharacterized protein: MSPPTLAQSNNRRRSEDWESFASHFTTEFEALKGEVENLRAEVRQLKRTLREAKERKQNDDEPQEGTMEHLIKVVVIQSLLLRA, from the exons ATGAGTCCTCCCACTTTAGCTCAAAGCAACAATAGAAGAAGAAGTGAAGACTGGGAATCTTTTGCCTCACACTTCACAACAGAGTTTGAAGCACTGAAGGGAGAAGTGGAAAATCTCCGTGCAGAAGTTCGGCAGCTTAAAAGGACACTGAGAGAAGCCAAG GAAAGGAAACAGAATGATGATGAGCCTCAAGAAGGCACGATG gaACATTTGATTAAGGTTGTGGTCATACAATCTCTGCTTTTGAGGGCCTGA